The DNA sequence GAGCGCCGACGATCGAGTCCATCGCCTGCTGGACCTCCGGATCGGTCAGCGTGCGATCGGCTGCGCGGAAAGTCAGCCGGAACGCCAGACTGACACACCCTCTCGGTATGCCTTTGCCTTCGTACCGATCGAACTCGTGCACTGCAAGCAGGGTTTCCGGGGCGGCCGAACGAATGGTGCCACGAACGGAGGCGGCGGGCAAGGCGGCATCGACAACAACGGCCAGGTCGCGCACGCTCGACGGATAGCGGGGCAGCGGTGCGGTGACCATCCGGCGGCGGTCGGTGCCGGCGGCGGCGAGGCCGTCGAGATCGAGCTCCGCCACCCAGACCGCCTCGGCCCCGGCACGGTGGATTCCACGCTGCTCGGCGATGTCGAACGCCAATTGCCCGACCGCGCCCAATGGCCGCGGCGCGCCGCCGCCGGGAGCCGGCGCAACGACGGTGGCCGCCCGTCCCGGCACGAGTGTTGGCCGCTTCAAGGGTTCAAAGCCCGCGTGGACGCCAAACGCGTCGCACAGGCGGCTGACGATGCCGGTCAGGTCGAAGAAATCGGACGGTCGCTCCTCTCCGCTCCAATGGCCCGCCGTTCCCGAGCCGGTCAGCGCAATGCCCACGCTGCGCACTTCGCCGCCGCTGGCGGTGAAGCGGGCGCCGATCTCGAAGAGGCGTATGTCATGGTGTTCGCGGTGGCGGTTGTAGACCAGGGCGCCGATCAGGCCGGGCAGGAGCGACGGTCTGAGGACGGCGAAGTGCTCCGAGAGCGGGTTGGCGATTCGGACGATCTCGTCGTCGCGTTCGACGAACGGTCGAGCCGCCGATTCCTCGATGAAGCCGTAGGTGACCGCCTCGGAACAAGTGCTCGCGGTCAGGACGCGCCGCGCCAGACGCTGCTGCGCCAGCGCGTTGCTCTCCGGTGCGGGCGCGTGGGCCATTGCCGGGAAGGTCGACGGCAGCCGATCGTAGCCGTAGTGCCGCGCCACCTCCTCGATCAGGTCGATCTCGCGGCTGACGTCCACCCGGTGGCCCGGCACCGTGACCCGCCAGGTATCGTTCGCCGGCGCGTCTGCGTCGCCGGATGCGTCAGCGGCGGCCGGCGGGTCGTCTACGTCGAAGCCGAGCCGTCCGAGCGCCGCCGGGACGAACGCACGGTCCACTTCAACCCCCAGCACGCGACCGATCCGCGCATGACGCAGCGTAACCGTCGGCCGCGTCCGCGGGGCGGGGTAGCGGTCGACGATGGCTCCCTCCGGTGCGCCGGCCCCCAGCTCGACGAGCAACTTTTGCGCGCGCCGCATCGCGCGGACCGGCGCGGTGATGTCGGCGCCCCGTTCGAACCGGTACGACGCCTCGGTCGACAGCGCCAGTCGCCGGCCGGTGCGACGGACCGAGATCGGGTCGAACCAGGCGCTCTCGAACGCGACACGGCGGGTGCCGCCGGCCACCTCCGAGTCCGCGCTGCCCATGACCCCGGCCACCGCCTGCGGGACGGTGGCGTCGGCAATTACCAGCATGTCGTCTTCGAGCGTCCGCGCGATGCCGTCCAGCGTTGTGACGGACTCGCCGGCCCGGGCGCGGCGGATCCGCAGCTCGCCGCCTCGGAGCCGGTCGAGATCGAAGGCGTGCAGCGGGTGGCCCATCTCGATCAGGACGTAGTTGGTGATGTCTACGAGGTTGTTGATGGGACGGATATCCACCGCCTCGAGACGCGCCGCCATCCAGGCCGGCGAGGGTCCGATGGTGACGCCTGCGAGCGACGCCGCGTAGCGGGGGCAGAGATCGAGTGCGTCGGACTCAATCGTGACGGGCAGCGGGTCGTCGCCGCCGGCCGCCGCGCCGTGGCCGTCCGCCACAGTCCCGTCCGCCAGGACCGGCAGCGCCAGCGGCTCGCCGTAGATGGTCGAGACTTCGCGTGCGATACCGACGACGCTGAGGCAGTCGGGGCGGTTGGTCGTCACCTCGAGGTCGAGCACCGCGTCCGGTTCGCCGGCGGGCCGACCAGGAACGTCCGGCGCCGGATCGATAGACGCCACCTCGAATCCGTGCCGGGTGAGCGAGTCGGCCAACTCCTCGATGGAAGCGGTGACCGGAACAAACTCGCGCAGCCACGAGACCAGGATCTTCACAGCGCGAACTGCTCCAGAAGACGCAGGTCGTTGTCGTAGAAGGCGCGGATGTCGTGCACGCGGTACTTCAGAATCGCGATCCGGTCTACGCCGATGCCGAAGGCCCAGCCGGTGAGCCGCTCGGGGTCGTAGCCGACCGCCTCGAGAACCGCCGGGTCCACCATCCCGCTCCCGAGGATCTCCAGCCATCCCGTCTTCTTGCAGACCGGGCAGCCGTCGCCGTTGCAGAAGACGCAACTGATGAACACCTCCGCGCTCGGCTCCGTGTAGGGGAAGAAGCTGGGGCGGAACATCACCCGCGTCTCCGGGTCGAAGAGCTGCTGCAGGAAGCACTCCAGCGTGCCTTTCAAGTCCGCCATCGTCACATCCTCGCCCACGAGCAGTCCCTCCACCTGCTGGAACATCGGCGAGTGCGTCAGGTCAGGGTTGTCGCGACGGTAGACGCGGCCGGGCGCGATGATCCGCACCGGCGGCTCGTGCGTTTCCATGTAGCGGATCTGCATCCCGGACGTGTGTGTCCGGAGAAGCGTGCCGGGCGGACCGTGCGGCGTTCGGAGCGGCCCGTCGAGGTAGAGGGTGTCCTGCATGTCGCGCGCCGGGTGCTCCGGCGGCATGTTGAGCGCTTCGAAGTTGTGGTAGTCATCCTCCACTTCAGGGCCATCGACGATTTCGAAACCGAGGCCGGTGAAGATCCGTTCGATCTCCTCGCGGATGAGCGTCAGCGGGTGCCGGTGGCCAATCCGGACGTCGCGCCCCGGGAGGGTGACGTCGACCGCGCCGGCGGGACGCGTGAACGCCGTGAGCGCGTCCCGCCGCTCGCCGAGCGCGCGCTCGATCTCCT is a window from the Acidobacteriota bacterium genome containing:
- the pheT gene encoding phenylalanine--tRNA ligase subunit beta, translating into MAGDPRERDGGPGGSRGGRLRPRAAHRLGLRHRRRPDRDSEVPRARHPRLLRQRPASSGAVRAVKILVSWLREFVPVTASIEELADSLTRHGFEVASIDPAPDVPGRPAGEPDAVLDLEVTTNRPDCLSVVGIAREVSTIYGEPLALPVLADGTVADGHGAAAGGDDPLPVTIESDALDLCPRYAASLAGVTIGPSPAWMAARLEAVDIRPINNLVDITNYVLIEMGHPLHAFDLDRLRGGELRIRRARAGESVTTLDGIARTLEDDMLVIADATVPQAVAGVMGSADSEVAGGTRRVAFESAWFDPISVRRTGRRLALSTEASYRFERGADITAPVRAMRRAQKLLVELGAGAPEGAIVDRYPAPRTRPTVTLRHARIGRVLGVEVDRAFVPAALGRLGFDVDDPPAAADASGDADAPANDTWRVTVPGHRVDVSREIDLIEEVARHYGYDRLPSTFPAMAHAPAPESNALAQQRLARRVLTASTCSEAVTYGFIEESAARPFVERDDEIVRIANPLSEHFAVLRPSLLPGLIGALVYNRHREHHDIRLFEIGARFTASGGEVRSVGIALTGSGTAGHWSGEERPSDFFDLTGIVSRLCDAFGVHAGFEPLKRPTLVPGRAATVVAPAPGGGAPRPLGAVGQLAFDIAEQRGIHRAGAEAVWVAELDLDGLAAAGTDRRRMVTAPLPRYPSSVRDLAVVVDAALPAASVRGTIRSAAPETLLAVHEFDRYEGKGIPRGCVSLAFRLTFRAADRTLTDPEVQQAMDSIVGALQTAHGATLR
- the pheS gene encoding phenylalanine--tRNA ligase subunit alpha, producing the protein MADVPTADEIRASFHADLALTETADHLQALHDQYLGRKRGAVQALLKSVAAAPPEMRRTLGQQANQLRKEIERALGERRDALTAFTRPAGAVDVTLPGRDVRIGHRHPLTLIREEIERIFTGLGFEIVDGPEVEDDYHNFEALNMPPEHPARDMQDTLYLDGPLRTPHGPPGTLLRTHTSGMQIRYMETHEPPVRIIAPGRVYRRDNPDLTHSPMFQQVEGLLVGEDVTMADLKGTLECFLQQLFDPETRVMFRPSFFPYTEPSAEVFISCVFCNGDGCPVCKKTGWLEILGSGMVDPAVLEAVGYDPERLTGWAFGIGVDRIAILKYRVHDIRAFYDNDLRLLEQFAL